The Anas acuta chromosome 7, bAnaAcu1.1, whole genome shotgun sequence genome has a window encoding:
- the PWWP2B gene encoding PWWP domain-containing protein 2B has product MAEAEAEAAAEAERAGAPRVGAWLAVRVEQALGDTLLVTLSCGQRRFAGVLIDCDSKSGLFCLPSSLPKQEEPPASACANGVANGGDAARGETEPQPDAGKPPRGSGDEQVPPLLPPPGTIPPYPPYFEGAPFPRPLWLRHTYNQWVPQPPPRTIKRTRRRLSRNRDPGRLIMSTIRLRPRQVLCEKCKNTLNPEEENTARQNAKTRRKLNSQDKEQKKHSDSDYAEKRNKREKREDEKFSGELVHRTPVIKISYSTPQGKGEVVKIPSRVHGSVKPFCPERVPQNGEEDQEEIPDSERCQETKCLTDKSAGSQLASIPKLKLMRPVHSSADVPPPKIRLKPHRINDGQNVSIYKAELIDEINVLQNSRETNPAAFYNEESTDRGLAEISSGSSGEDDDFKRFPQGKDGHDNLAFLMNYRKRKADSSSLSVCSNDSLDESKSSSSEVTSPEICDFLPGDDASVSSSSKDERKIVPPLTVRLHTQSVSKCVTEDGRTVSVGDIVWGKIHGFPWWPARVLDINLSQKENGEPSWREAKVSWFGSPTTSFLSVSKLSPFSEFFKLRFNRKKKGMYRKAITEAAKAVEHLTPEIRDLLTQFET; this is encoded by the exons GAGCAGGCGCTGGGCGACACCCTGCTCGTCACCCTCAGCTGCGGGCAGCGCCGCTTCGCGGGGGTGCTCATCGACTGCGACAGCAA GTCTGGGCTCTTCTGTCTTCCGTCCTCCCTCCCGAAGCAAGAGGAGCCTCCTGCCAGCGCCTGCGCTAACGGGGTTGCCAACGGCGGAGACGCTGCGCGGGGCGAGACGGAGCCGCAGCCCGATGCTGGGAAGCCCCCCAGGGGCAGCGGGGATGAGCAAGTGCCCCCGCTCCTGCCCCCGCCCGGCACCATCCCTCCCTACCCGCCCTACTTCGAGGGAGCTCCCTTTCCTCGCCCGCTGTGGCTGCGGCACACGTACAACCAGTGGGTGCCACAGCCACCGCCGCGGACTATAAAGAGGACGAGGAGGCGTTTGTCACGGAACAGAGACCCGGGAAGGCTCATCATGAGCACCATCAGGCTGCGGCCCAGGCAGGTGCTCTGTGAGAAGTGTAAAAACACCCTGAACCCCGAGGAGGAAAACACGGCGAGGCAGAACGCTAAAACGAGGAGGAAGCTGAACAGTCAGgacaaagagcagaaaaagcacAGTGACTCCGACTACGcggagaaaaggaacaaaagagaaaagagagaggacGAGAAATTTTCTGGGGAGCTAGTGCACCGAACACCGGTCATAAAGATATCCTACAGTACTCCGCAAGGAAAAGGCGAGGTGGTAAAAATCCCTTCCCGGGTCCACGGCTCAGTCAAACCATTCTGCCCGGAGCGAGTACCGCAGAACGGAGAGGAGGACCAAGAGGAGATCCCAGACTCTGAGCGATGTCAAGAAACCAAATGTTTAACGGACAAGTCGGCAGGCAGCCAGCTTGCTTCCATTCCAAAGCTGAAGCTGATGCGGCCGGTGCATTCCAGCGCGGATGTTCCACCTCCAAAGATAAGGCTGAAGCCCCATCGCATAAATGACGGTCAGAACGTTTCAATTTATAAAGCAGAACTTATTGATGAAATAAACGTCCTTCAGAACAGCAGGGAGACCAACCCTGCTGCCTTTTACAACGAGGAATCCACAGACAGGGGGTTAGCTGAGATCTCTTCAGGGAGTTCAGGAGAAGACGATGACTTCAAAAGGTTTCCGCAGGGCAAAGATGGACACGATAACCTGGCTTTCCTCATGAATTACcggaaaagaaaagcagactcTTCTAGTTTATCGGTGTGTAGTAACGACAGTCTAGATGAATCCAAGTCCTCTAGTTCAGAAGTAACATCACCAGAAATATGTGACTTTTTGCCTGGTGATGACGCGTCTGTCTCTTCATCTTCAAAAGATGAGCGTAAAATTGTGCCCCCCTTAACAGTTAGGCTGCATACCCAGAGCGTGTCTAAATGCGTCACCGAGGATGGAAGAACTGTTTCAGTGGGGGACATTGTTTGGGGTAAAATTCACGGATTTCCGTGGTGGCCGGCACGTGTTCTGGACATAAACCTTAGCCAGAAGGAAAACGGGGAACCTTCATGGCGAGAAGCGAAAGTGTCATGGTTTGGTTCTCCAACGACTTCGTTCTTGTCTGTTTCAAAactctctcctttctctgagTTTTTCAAACTGAGATTTAATCGCAAGAAGAAAGGGATGTATCGGAAAGCTATCACAGAAGCTGCGAAGGCAGTAGAGCATCTGACTCCAGAAATAAGAGATCTCTTAACACAGTTTGAAACATAA